A stretch of Vibrio aphrogenes DNA encodes these proteins:
- the sppA gene encoding signal peptide peptidase SppA, which translates to MKKLFCFIAKMFRGIWKLISFLRVALLNIAFLALLVFAYFSFFPQSTTSSDEAVDTKSALILNLEGPIVEQRSYVNPLDSVSSSVFDKDLPKENVLYDIVTTIRAASVDPSITGLVLNLKQMPETNLTKLRYIGKAISEFKASGKPIYAYGDFYNQSQYYLASYANQIMLSPDGAVLLKGYSAYNLYFKDLLEKMNVSTHIFRVGTYKSAVEPFIRNDMSPAAKESATAWLTQLWGAYVDDVAHNRNIDGKVLSPTMEQFLAQMKAVDGDLATLSKQVGLVDSLMTRQQVTTFLRNQFGGTESKGYNGISYYQYKHSLSQPITNTTNDIAIVVASGTILDGDQPKGSIGGDSTARLLRQARLDEHVKAVVLRVDSPGGSAFASEVIRHEVEALKQAGKPVVVSMSSLAASGGYWISMSADRIIAQPTTLTGSIGIFGVITTFEKGLNQLGVHTDGIGTSPFSGVGITNGLSKGASEAMQMGIEHGYHRFISLVGANRDMTTEAVDKVAQGRVWTGQDALNHGLVDQLGDFDDAVAAAAKLAKVSDYQLKWVDKSLTPTQQLLQDLFSTVDASLGAHIEQYLPDALKPAATQMVQSADLLNRFNDPKGYYAFCLNCQTL; encoded by the coding sequence ATGAAAAAACTGTTTTGCTTTATCGCGAAAATGTTCAGAGGGATATGGAAGTTGATTAGCTTTCTTCGTGTCGCCTTATTGAACATCGCCTTTTTAGCGCTTTTAGTCTTCGCTTACTTCTCATTCTTTCCTCAATCCACCACCTCCTCCGATGAAGCCGTGGATACAAAATCAGCGCTGATCCTTAATTTAGAAGGCCCCATTGTTGAACAACGCTCTTATGTCAACCCATTAGATTCCGTCTCCAGCTCGGTATTTGATAAAGACCTACCGAAAGAAAACGTGTTGTACGACATTGTCACCACCATTCGCGCAGCCTCTGTCGATCCTTCGATCACCGGGCTCGTTCTTAATCTCAAGCAAATGCCTGAAACCAACCTCACTAAGTTGCGTTATATTGGTAAAGCGATCAGCGAATTTAAAGCGAGCGGAAAACCGATTTATGCTTATGGCGATTTTTACAATCAAAGCCAATATTATTTAGCCAGTTACGCAAATCAAATCATGCTCTCCCCTGATGGCGCAGTATTACTCAAAGGCTACAGTGCCTATAATTTGTATTTCAAAGATCTTCTCGAAAAAATGAACGTCTCAACGCATATTTTCCGAGTAGGTACTTACAAATCGGCCGTCGAACCTTTCATTAGAAATGATATGTCACCTGCGGCAAAAGAATCGGCTACCGCTTGGCTTACTCAACTCTGGGGAGCTTATGTCGATGACGTTGCCCATAACCGTAACATTGATGGCAAAGTATTATCGCCAACCATGGAGCAATTTTTGGCACAAATGAAAGCGGTAGATGGTGATCTCGCCACGTTGTCAAAACAAGTCGGTTTGGTCGATAGCCTCATGACTCGCCAACAAGTGACCACCTTCCTACGCAACCAATTTGGCGGTACTGAGAGTAAGGGTTACAACGGCATCAGTTATTATCAATATAAACACTCTTTGTCTCAGCCAATCACCAATACAACCAACGATATTGCAATCGTAGTCGCCAGTGGCACCATTTTAGATGGTGACCAACCCAAAGGCAGTATTGGCGGAGATTCTACTGCGCGCTTATTACGTCAAGCTCGCTTAGATGAGCATGTGAAAGCGGTAGTCTTGCGTGTCGATAGCCCAGGAGGCAGCGCCTTTGCTTCAGAAGTGATTCGTCATGAAGTCGAAGCGCTCAAGCAAGCGGGCAAACCTGTCGTGGTGTCTATGTCGAGTCTAGCCGCCTCTGGAGGCTATTGGATTTCAATGAGCGCAGATAGAATCATTGCGCAGCCGACAACCTTAACCGGTTCAATTGGTATTTTTGGCGTCATTACGACCTTTGAAAAAGGTTTAAATCAACTGGGCGTTCACACCGATGGTATTGGTACTAGCCCATTCTCCGGTGTTGGTATTACCAATGGTTTATCTAAAGGCGCATCTGAGGCGATGCAAATGGGGATTGAACATGGGTATCATCGCTTTATCTCATTAGTTGGAGCCAATAGAGACATGACAACAGAAGCGGTTGATAAAGTAGCTCAAGGTCGTGTTTGGACAGGACAAGATGCCTTAAATCATGGTTTAGTCGATCAACTCGGTGACTTTGATGATGCTGTGGCCGCCGCGGCCAAACTGGCAAAAGTGTCTGATTATCAACTCAAGTGGGTAGATAAATCACTCACGCCAACTCAGCAATTATTACAAGATTTGTTCAGTACGGTGGATGCCTCTCTTGGCGCTCACATTGAGCAATACTTACCTGATGCGTTAAAACCAGCCGCGACACAAATGGTCCAAAGTGCTGACTTACTCAATCGCTTTAATGACCCTAAAGGTTATTATGCGTTTTGCTTAAATTGCCAGACTCTCTAG
- the ansA gene encoding asparaginase — protein MTRKHIYIAYTGGTIGMKRSSHGYIPADGFMTQQLEAMPEFHREEMPLFTVHEYSPLMDSSDMTPNDWQHIADDIKANYDKYDGFVILHGTDTMAYTASALSFMFENLSKPVIVTGSQIPLAELRSDGQANLLNALHIAANYPINEVTLFFNNQLMRGNRSTKSRADGFNAFTSPNLPHLLEAGINIQVSNPDLINKKPQGEFKVHNITPQPIGVITMYPGISHEVIRNTLLQPVNAMILLTFGVGNAPQNKDMLAHLKEASERGVIVVNLTQCLTGKVNMDGYATGVSLAEAGVISGYDMTHEAALAKLHYLLSKNLSYEEVKAQMKQVLRGEMSI, from the coding sequence ATGACAAGAAAACACATCTATATTGCCTACACTGGCGGCACGATTGGGATGAAACGTTCATCTCATGGTTACATTCCAGCAGATGGTTTCATGACCCAACAACTTGAAGCGATGCCTGAGTTCCATCGTGAAGAAATGCCACTGTTTACGGTTCATGAGTATTCGCCCTTAATGGATTCATCGGATATGACGCCTAATGATTGGCAACATATCGCCGATGACATTAAAGCCAATTATGACAAATACGATGGTTTTGTGATCCTGCATGGTACCGATACTATGGCCTACACGGCGTCGGCTTTATCATTTATGTTTGAAAACTTAAGCAAACCTGTGATTGTCACTGGCTCACAAATTCCTTTAGCGGAATTACGTTCAGACGGTCAAGCTAACCTGCTTAATGCTTTGCATATTGCGGCAAACTACCCGATTAATGAAGTAACCTTATTCTTCAATAACCAATTAATGCGTGGTAACCGCAGCACCAAATCGCGTGCTGATGGCTTTAATGCTTTCACTTCGCCGAATCTACCGCATTTATTAGAAGCGGGAATCAACATCCAAGTGAGCAATCCGGATCTGATTAATAAAAAACCACAAGGCGAATTTAAGGTACACAACATCACCCCACAACCGATTGGCGTGATCACTATGTACCCAGGTATTTCTCACGAAGTGATTCGTAATACCTTGCTTCAACCGGTCAATGCGATGATTCTGCTGACATTTGGTGTGGGTAATGCGCCACAAAATAAAGATATGCTTGCTCACTTAAAAGAAGCGTCGGAACGTGGCGTGATCGTGGTGAACTTAACGCAATGTTTAACAGGCAAAGTAAATATGGATGGCTATGCGACTGGCGTTTCTCTGGCTGAAGCAGGAGTGATCAGTGGTTATGACATGACCCATGAAGCCGCTCTGGCAAAACTGCATTATTTATTAAGTAAAAATTTAAGCTACGAAGAAGTCAAAGCGCAAATGAAACAAGTTTTGCGTGGAGAGATGAGTATTTAA
- a CDS encoding YeaC family protein, with the protein MNVEQLLAAMTPEVYQRLNYAIETGRWLDGTPISQEQRDACMQAVMLYQSKHNVDAQHMTVAAGGEVSFKSKAELKKQFAEPNEADIVRMKVDN; encoded by the coding sequence ATGAATGTAGAACAATTGCTGGCCGCCATGACACCGGAAGTTTACCAACGTTTAAATTATGCGATTGAGACCGGTCGTTGGTTAGATGGCACTCCAATTAGTCAAGAGCAGCGTGATGCCTGTATGCAAGCGGTGATGTTGTACCAATCAAAGCATAACGTTGATGCGCAACACATGACGGTGGCAGCTGGTGGAGAAGTGTCGTTTAAATCTAAAGCAGAGCTGAAAAAGCAGTTTGCAGAACCTAATGAAGCCGATATTGTGAGAATGAAGGTGGATAATTAG
- the msrB gene encoding peptide-methionine (R)-S-oxide reductase MsrB, with protein MKKTDKEWKASLSEEQYRVCRLGGTEAPYSGTLLHNKDTGIYQCTCCQADLFSSESKFDSGCGWPSFDKPISDEAVRYLEDRSHGMVRTEVRCAQCDSHLGHVFLDGPQETTGQRFCVNSVSLVFNQ; from the coding sequence GTGAAGAAAACGGATAAAGAATGGAAGGCAAGTCTGAGCGAAGAGCAATACCGTGTTTGTCGCTTAGGGGGAACTGAAGCGCCGTATTCGGGAACGTTACTTCATAATAAAGACACCGGCATTTATCAATGTACCTGTTGTCAGGCTGATTTGTTTTCATCCGAGAGTAAGTTTGATTCTGGTTGTGGGTGGCCCAGTTTTGATAAGCCGATCTCTGATGAGGCGGTGCGTTATTTGGAAGACCGGAGTCATGGCATGGTTCGTACAGAAGTTCGCTGCGCTCAATGTGATAGCCACTTAGGTCATGTTTTTTTAGATGGTCCTCAAGAGACGACTGGCCAACGTTTTTGTGTTAACTCAGTATCGCTAGTCTTTAATCAATAA
- the gap gene encoding type I glyceraldehyde-3-phosphate dehydrogenase: MTIKVGINGFGRIGRFVFRASVERDNIEVVGINDLIDVEYMAYMLKYDSTHGRFNGTVEVKDGNLIVNGKTVRVTAERNPEDLKWNEINVDVVAEATGIFLTDETARKHITAGAKKVVLTGPSKDATPMFVMGVNHETYAGQDIVSNASCTTNCLAPIAKVLNDKWGIESGLMTTVHATTATQKTVDGPSMKDWRGGRGASQNIIPSSTGAAKAVGVVLPEVQGKLTGMAFRVPTANVSVVDLTVNLSNAASYADICAEMKRASENELAGVLGYTEDAVVSQDFIGETNTSVFDAKAGIALNDKFVKVVSWYDNEIGYSNKVLDLIAHISK; the protein is encoded by the coding sequence ATGACTATCAAAGTAGGTATTAACGGTTTTGGCCGTATTGGACGTTTCGTTTTCCGTGCTTCTGTTGAGCGTGACAACATCGAAGTTGTTGGTATCAACGACCTAATCGACGTTGAGTACATGGCATACATGCTTAAGTACGATTCAACTCACGGTCGTTTCAACGGCACTGTTGAAGTTAAAGACGGTAACCTAATCGTTAACGGTAAAACTGTACGTGTAACTGCAGAACGTAACCCAGAAGATCTAAAATGGAACGAAATCAATGTTGATGTCGTTGCAGAAGCAACTGGTATCTTCCTAACTGACGAAACTGCACGTAAACACATCACTGCAGGTGCTAAAAAAGTAGTTCTAACTGGTCCTTCTAAAGACGCAACTCCAATGTTCGTTATGGGCGTAAACCACGAAACTTACGCTGGTCAAGACATCGTTTCTAACGCTTCTTGTACTACTAACTGCCTAGCGCCAATCGCTAAAGTTCTTAACGACAAGTGGGGCATCGAATCTGGTCTTATGACTACTGTTCACGCAACTACAGCAACTCAAAAAACTGTAGATGGTCCTTCTATGAAAGACTGGCGTGGTGGCCGTGGTGCTTCTCAAAACATCATCCCATCTTCAACTGGTGCTGCTAAAGCGGTAGGCGTTGTACTTCCTGAAGTACAAGGCAAACTAACTGGTATGGCTTTCCGCGTACCAACTGCTAACGTTTCAGTTGTTGACCTAACAGTTAACCTATCTAACGCTGCTTCTTACGCTGACATCTGTGCAGAAATGAAACGCGCTTCTGAAAATGAACTAGCGGGCGTTCTTGGTTACACTGAAGATGCAGTTGTTTCTCAAGACTTCATCGGCGAAACTAACACTTCAGTATTTGATGCTAAAGCTGGTATCGCACTAAACGACAAATTCGTTAAAGTTGTATCTTGGTACGACAACGAAATCGGTTACTCAAACAAAGTTCTTGACCTAATCGCTCACATCTCTAAGTAA
- a CDS encoding D-hexose-6-phosphate mutarotase, whose translation MKLTHLPIISTLSDYITITQKDQLKIIHIQHPKAEAAISLFGGHVISFKPQGEQDLIWTSEDAIFDAITPIRGGIPVCWPWFARIGTPSHGFARTTQWSLVEHRENEHGAMVRIALPLSQETLAIWPHQFEVFLDIEVAEQLTTTLRIKNTDDHAWTFSGALHSYFNIANILETQITGMGDHYIDKLQADKICLGGTTLNITAGVDRVYTHPTQQICISDPSHQRTICVENSGDNAAVIWNPWELTHGMVDMKDEAYRNMVCVESTLYAESLETGHTLEPGESYLLSTKIGLQA comes from the coding sequence ATGAAGCTAACCCATTTACCTATCATCAGTACTCTCTCTGACTACATCACGATTACTCAAAAAGATCAGCTTAAAATCATCCACATTCAACACCCTAAAGCCGAAGCTGCAATTTCTCTATTTGGTGGTCATGTCATTTCATTCAAACCACAAGGTGAGCAAGATCTTATTTGGACTAGCGAAGACGCTATTTTCGATGCAATCACTCCGATCCGCGGCGGTATTCCGGTTTGTTGGCCTTGGTTTGCGCGTATAGGCACGCCTTCACATGGCTTTGCACGAACCACTCAATGGTCACTCGTAGAGCATAGAGAAAATGAACACGGCGCTATGGTACGCATCGCCCTGCCTCTCTCACAAGAAACGCTCGCGATTTGGCCTCATCAATTTGAAGTTTTTTTAGATATTGAAGTTGCCGAGCAATTAACGACGACTTTACGCATTAAAAATACCGATGACCATGCGTGGACCTTCTCAGGTGCTCTTCATAGCTATTTCAATATTGCGAATATCTTAGAAACGCAAATTACTGGTATGGGTGATCACTATATTGATAAATTACAGGCGGATAAAATTTGTCTCGGTGGCACAACATTAAATATCACAGCCGGTGTTGATCGTGTTTATACTCATCCAACACAACAAATTTGCATTTCAGATCCCAGCCATCAACGCACCATTTGTGTGGAAAATAGCGGTGATAATGCGGCCGTGATTTGGAACCCATGGGAGCTTACCCATGGTATGGTTGATATGAAAGATGAAGCCTACCGCAATATGGTATGTGTCGAGTCAACCTTATATGCCGAAAGCCTTGAAACTGGCCATACTCTTGAGCCAGGTGAAAGCTATTTACTCAGTACTAAGATAGGTTTGCAAGCTTAA
- the rlmA gene encoding 23S rRNA (guanine(745)-N(1))-methyltransferase, with the protein MTYQCPLCHHTLTVTSSGYQCDHNHQFDRAKEGYVNLMPVQHKRSKQPGDNAEMMQARRRFLDSNHYHQMREAVATLCVEHSLVASPQLLDIGCGEGYYTDFIAQQLQQRSPNATCYGLDISKVAIRYAAKRYARDDLQFCVASSHRLPFADQSLDTILRIYAPCHHSELQRVTTENGCVITVTPAARHLYQLRELVYQDVRLHDETPEEIEGFELIQADKLHYTMTMSGEQADDLLQMTPFAWKATEAMRKQLKSTPQFQCEADFMLRVYKKSALTSLTEDN; encoded by the coding sequence ATGACTTATCAATGCCCTCTTTGCCATCACACTCTCACAGTCACCTCAAGTGGCTATCAATGTGACCATAATCATCAATTTGATCGTGCTAAAGAAGGCTATGTTAATTTAATGCCGGTTCAGCATAAGCGTTCAAAACAACCCGGTGACAATGCAGAAATGATGCAAGCGCGACGCCGCTTTTTAGATTCGAATCATTACCATCAAATGCGTGAAGCGGTAGCCACACTTTGTGTTGAGCATAGCTTAGTCGCCTCTCCCCAGCTCCTTGATATCGGCTGTGGTGAGGGCTACTACACTGATTTTATCGCCCAGCAACTCCAACAGCGCAGCCCCAACGCAACCTGTTATGGTTTGGACATTTCAAAAGTCGCCATTCGCTATGCTGCCAAACGCTACGCTCGTGATGATTTACAATTTTGCGTCGCCTCCAGTCACCGACTCCCGTTTGCGGATCAAAGTTTAGATACCATTTTACGTATATACGCACCCTGTCATCACTCAGAGCTACAACGAGTCACTACAGAAAATGGTTGCGTTATTACGGTTACGCCAGCAGCACGTCATCTTTACCAACTACGTGAATTGGTTTATCAAGACGTTCGCTTGCATGATGAAACCCCTGAAGAGATTGAAGGGTTTGAATTGATACAGGCCGACAAACTCCACTACACCATGACAATGAGTGGAGAGCAGGCGGATGACTTATTACAAATGACGCCGTTCGCTTGGAAAGCAACCGAGGCAATGCGGAAACAACTGAAATCTACACCACAATTTCAATGTGAAGCCGATTTCATGTTGAGAGTATATAAGAAATCCGCATTAACTAGCCTCACTGAGGATAACTAG
- a CDS encoding endonuclease has protein sequence MKKWSLIPYMLSPLLALPSFAMASPNTQIDSFSKAKRLLMEKVYNQPSMRNTVYCDAQFDAKKNITLPAGFDDRLYTKRSKRVEFEHIVPAENFGRAFVEWREGDAQCVSSKGKSYKGRKCADKVSHEYRLMQADGYNLFAAIGSVNAYRSNYNFQMLSGTQSDFGSCDFHVDERKAQPPEKARGLIARTYLYFDVTYPKFRLSKQQKQLFTAWDKQYPVSDFECQKAKIVQSYQHNDNPILAARCAAK, from the coding sequence ATGAAAAAGTGGTCACTTATCCCTTATATGTTGTCTCCGTTACTGGCGTTACCCAGTTTCGCAATGGCAAGCCCTAATACTCAAATTGATTCATTTTCTAAAGCCAAGCGCTTGCTGATGGAAAAGGTTTACAATCAACCCTCTATGCGTAACACCGTGTATTGTGACGCCCAATTTGACGCGAAGAAAAATATCACCTTGCCCGCAGGTTTTGACGATCGTTTATATACCAAACGTTCAAAACGAGTGGAGTTTGAACATATTGTACCTGCTGAGAACTTTGGTCGTGCTTTTGTTGAGTGGCGAGAAGGGGATGCACAATGTGTGAGTAGTAAAGGCAAATCTTATAAAGGCCGGAAGTGTGCCGATAAAGTCAGCCACGAATATCGATTAATGCAAGCGGATGGTTATAACTTATTTGCAGCGATTGGCAGTGTGAATGCCTACCGCTCAAATTATAATTTTCAGATGCTTTCAGGCACTCAATCGGATTTTGGTAGCTGTGATTTTCATGTCGATGAGCGCAAAGCACAACCACCAGAAAAGGCTCGAGGTTTAATTGCTCGAACCTATTTGTACTTTGATGTGACCTACCCTAAGTTTCGCTTGAGTAAACAGCAAAAACAATTGTTTACCGCATGGGACAAACAATATCCGGTCAGTGATTTTGAATGTCAAAAAGCGAAAATTGTGCAAAGTTACCAGCACAACGATAACCCGATTTTAGCGGCACGTTGCGCGGCAAAATAA
- a CDS encoding ChaN family lipoprotein, which produces MVNLSTSLPLTALLSATALLSGCSTLNTPSEPDSVNTFYDYQLYTPQNQPLELSQWVTEAQQADVILIGEWHTHAGIHRFQTQALQQLITNSSHPVALSMEQFSRDAQPIVDEYLHGEIGEQTLIQQGQAWPNYESDYRPLIEVAKASNIDVLAANAPKPIIRCIAQQGLGYLDKLDASTRHSVAANIDISDSAYKQKFMASMHHGEPSQHINMYASQLTWDATMAETIVDYLEQHPHTTVLHIAGKFHTEGGLGTAAQINKLNPKLKVMIVTPVATPELNHSDYQLHVLAPPVRYVKKENQQQAYKAMSTRAAPTRCE; this is translated from the coding sequence ATGGTTAATCTTTCGACTTCTTTACCTCTAACAGCCTTATTATCTGCCACAGCATTGCTAAGTGGTTGCAGCACGCTCAATACCCCATCTGAGCCAGATTCAGTGAACACTTTTTACGACTATCAACTCTATACCCCACAGAATCAGCCACTTGAATTATCACAATGGGTGACAGAAGCACAGCAAGCCGATGTTATCTTGATTGGTGAATGGCATACACACGCGGGGATTCATCGCTTCCAGACCCAAGCTTTGCAGCAATTAATCACAAACAGCAGTCATCCCGTTGCTTTGTCGATGGAACAATTTAGCCGTGATGCGCAACCTATCGTCGATGAATATTTGCATGGTGAGATCGGCGAGCAAACCTTAATTCAACAAGGACAAGCTTGGCCCAATTATGAAAGTGATTATCGCCCTTTAATTGAAGTGGCTAAAGCGTCGAATATTGATGTACTCGCAGCCAATGCTCCCAAACCCATCATTCGTTGTATTGCTCAGCAAGGATTGGGTTACTTAGATAAACTTGATGCTTCAACCCGCCATTCTGTAGCAGCTAATATCGACATCAGTGACTCAGCCTATAAACAAAAATTCATGGCCTCGATGCACCATGGGGAACCAAGCCAACATATCAATATGTATGCCTCTCAATTAACTTGGGATGCCACAATGGCAGAAACCATCGTTGATTACCTTGAGCAGCACCCACATACCACAGTCTTACATATTGCAGGAAAGTTTCATACTGAAGGTGGCTTAGGCACCGCTGCACAAATTAACAAGCTGAACCCTAAGCTAAAGGTAATGATTGTGACTCCGGTAGCCACTCCAGAACTCAATCACAGCGACTATCAATTACACGTTTTAGCGCCACCAGTTCGCTATGTGAAAAAAGAAAACCAGCAACAAGCCTATAAGGCAATGTCCACCCGCGCAGCCCCAACTCGTTGTGAGTAA
- a CDS encoding cytosolic protein: MYIHHVNDIDWLVITAFEELKTLFIEDAGTIPSCFSIASELSLIDQAKRTYGYLPPLRGVITDTGTFQSQDNEEDLNPQLACLVEGRGRVFIYHGGFVAFVDDEQTFITRID, encoded by the coding sequence ATGTATATTCATCATGTTAATGATATCGACTGGCTGGTGATTACCGCTTTTGAAGAGCTGAAAACTCTCTTTATTGAAGATGCCGGTACGATCCCTTCTTGCTTCTCTATTGCTAGCGAATTGAGCCTAATTGATCAAGCCAAGCGTACTTATGGATATTTGCCTCCACTCCGTGGCGTGATCACCGATACCGGTACTTTTCAGAGCCAAGACAATGAAGAAGATTTAAACCCACAGCTTGCCTGTCTCGTTGAGGGGCGTGGTCGGGTGTTTATCTATCACGGCGGCTTTGTGGCTTTTGTCGATGATGAGCAAACCTTTATTACTCGAATAGATTGA
- a CDS encoding YcgN family cysteine cluster protein, giving the protein MTIPFWQAKTLQQMSEQEWESLCDGCGKCCLHKLMDEDSDEVYYTNVACSWLNSKTCSCKDYPNRFQSGEECLKLTRDKIEEFNWLPETCSYRLLAEGQTLPQWHPLITGSKSAMHAAGESVRNKVVYEIDVVDWEDHILNHPHRR; this is encoded by the coding sequence ATGACAATTCCATTTTGGCAAGCAAAGACATTACAACAAATGAGCGAGCAGGAATGGGAGTCTCTATGTGATGGTTGTGGTAAATGTTGCCTACATAAACTCATGGACGAAGACAGCGATGAGGTATATTACACCAATGTTGCCTGTAGCTGGCTGAATAGTAAAACCTGCAGCTGTAAAGATTACCCAAACCGCTTTCAATCTGGTGAAGAATGTTTAAAGCTGACTCGTGATAAAATTGAAGAGTTTAATTGGTTACCAGAGACATGTTCTTATCGCTTATTAGCCGAAGGGCAAACATTACCACAATGGCACCCGTTGATTACCGGCTCGAAATCTGCGATGCACGCCGCCGGAGAAAGTGTGCGCAATAAAGTCGTTTATGAAATCGATGTCGTGGATTGGGAAGATCACATTTTGAACCACCCACATCGTAGATAA
- a CDS encoding YkgJ family cysteine cluster protein produces the protein MECRLGCGACCIAPSISSPIPGMPNGKPAGVRCIQLNQDNLCQLFGQPERPAVCHAFKAEKAICGHSNAEALVIISDLEKMT, from the coding sequence ATGGAATGCCGATTAGGTTGTGGAGCCTGTTGTATTGCCCCCAGTATTTCATCACCGATCCCAGGTATGCCTAATGGTAAACCCGCTGGTGTGCGTTGCATTCAATTGAATCAAGACAACTTATGTCAGTTATTTGGTCAACCTGAACGCCCAGCCGTCTGCCATGCATTTAAGGCAGAGAAAGCCATTTGTGGTCATTCTAATGCTGAAGCACTCGTGATTATTTCTGATTTAGAAAAGATGACCTAA
- the recR gene encoding recombination mediator RecR — MRTSSMLEQLMEALRCLPGVGPKSAQRMAFHLLQRNRKGGLQLAEALSQAMTEIGHCDQCRTFTENETCHICTNPKRQANGQICVVETPADIAAIEATGQYSGRYFVLMGHLSPLDGIGPSDIGLDLLDRRLSQGDIEEVILATNPTVEGEATAHYIAELCKAHQVNASRIAHGVPMGGELELVDGTTLSHSLLGRLKL; from the coding sequence ATGCGCACAAGCAGTATGCTGGAACAATTGATGGAGGCCTTACGTTGCTTACCTGGGGTAGGACCCAAATCAGCACAACGTATGGCCTTTCATTTATTGCAGCGAAATCGGAAAGGTGGCTTACAACTGGCAGAGGCGTTATCTCAAGCAATGACAGAGATAGGGCATTGCGATCAGTGTAGGACATTTACTGAAAATGAAACTTGTCACATCTGTACCAACCCAAAACGTCAAGCCAATGGGCAAATTTGTGTGGTTGAAACGCCAGCAGACATTGCCGCTATTGAAGCGACGGGCCAGTATTCAGGCCGTTATTTTGTGCTGATGGGACATTTATCACCCCTTGATGGGATCGGGCCAAGTGACATTGGCTTAGACTTATTGGATCGCCGTTTAAGTCAGGGTGATATTGAAGAAGTGATTTTGGCAACCAACCCAACGGTAGAAGGGGAAGCGACAGCGCACTATATTGCGGAGTTGTGTAAGGCCCATCAAGTCAATGCCAGCCGAATTGCTCATGGCGTTCCTATGGGAGGCGAGCTGGAGCTGGTGGATGGCACCACGTTATCGCACTCACTATTGGGACGTTTGAAACTGTAA
- a CDS encoding YbaB/EbfC family nucleoid-associated protein has translation MFGKGGMGNMMKQAQQMQERMQKLQEEIANMEIVGESGAGLVKVTVTGSHSVRRVDIDESLMEDDKEMLEDLIAAAFNDASRRIEETQKEKMASITGGMQLPPGMKMPF, from the coding sequence ATGTTTGGTAAAGGCGGAATGGGCAACATGATGAAGCAAGCCCAGCAAATGCAAGAGCGTATGCAAAAGCTTCAAGAAGAAATCGCGAACATGGAAATTGTTGGTGAATCTGGTGCTGGCCTAGTGAAAGTAACAGTAACAGGCAGCCACAGTGTACGCCGCGTTGACATTGACGAAAGTTTAATGGAAGACGACAAAGAAATGCTAGAAGACTTAATTGCGGCGGCATTTAATGACGCCTCTCGTCGTATCGAAGAAACCCAAAAAGAGAAAATGGCTTCTATTACTGGCGGTATGCAATTACCACCAGGTATGAAAATGCCATTTTAA